The proteins below are encoded in one region of Winogradskyella helgolandensis:
- a CDS encoding serine hydrolase domain-containing protein: MFNLRNACLLIGVFVFLSSKAQTNANQKIDELLAAYVSNDAPGLSVKVINQGQSIYSKGFGLSSLDYNIKNSDSTVFSLASIAKQFTASAIWALANDGKISLDDDIRMYLPEFPKYEETIRIKHLLNHTSGIRNYHTLMYLAGFDYDTQYYDNTTVLDLAIKQKHLNHLVGEKVSYSNTNYNLLAIIIERISGHNLNEYLKLEILNPLKLNSTFVRVEHGKPIQNKAVGYQKHKDGFRFSISNQLSYGAGSMGSSVNDMEIWMQMLNGQVPEFKSLTEFLKTTETLNSGKNAKYARGLMLDNYKGYETINHSGYGFGGRTQLITVPEKQIGIIVLTNSQGIDAPRIAYQILDILLDKDKIQEETNVKISLKKQNFEEFIGEYKEINSDMTMKVIVKNGTLKSIGSMGGTSVTLIQYEKNKFHRTQSQNVKYDFTPSVSHDMIISFGGTPFYFQHANFIDVESVEVSDFVGNFYSEELDVAYLFFEEDSMLKLTYAEKENVNLHPVQLNEFGNNDRTLYHFIKDKNDTITGMLLSSDGTVKDIVFKKEKDH, encoded by the coding sequence ATGTTCAATTTAAGAAACGCGTGCTTATTGATTGGTGTGTTTGTTTTTTTAAGTTCAAAAGCACAAACAAATGCAAATCAAAAAATTGATGAATTGTTAGCAGCTTATGTTTCTAATGATGCGCCAGGATTGAGCGTAAAGGTGATTAATCAAGGTCAATCTATATATTCTAAAGGCTTTGGGCTTTCTAGTTTAGATTATAACATTAAGAATTCTGATTCTACCGTTTTTAGTTTAGCATCCATTGCAAAACAATTTACAGCTTCGGCTATTTGGGCTTTGGCAAATGATGGTAAAATCAGTTTAGATGACGATATTAGAATGTATTTGCCAGAATTTCCAAAGTACGAAGAAACCATCAGGATAAAACATTTACTAAACCACACGAGCGGTATTCGTAATTATCACACCCTAATGTATTTGGCAGGTTTTGATTATGACACTCAATATTACGATAACACCACGGTTTTAGATTTGGCCATTAAACAAAAACATTTAAACCATTTAGTTGGCGAGAAAGTGAGCTACTCTAATACCAATTATAATTTATTAGCCATAATTATTGAGCGTATTTCAGGGCATAACCTTAACGAATATTTGAAACTCGAAATTTTGAATCCCTTAAAATTGAATTCAACTTTTGTAAGAGTTGAACATGGAAAACCGATTCAAAACAAAGCTGTTGGTTATCAAAAACATAAGGACGGATTTAGGTTTTCTATAAGTAATCAGTTAAGTTATGGAGCAGGAAGCATGGGGTCTTCAGTAAATGATATGGAAATTTGGATGCAAATGCTTAATGGACAGGTGCCAGAATTTAAATCACTAACGGAATTTTTAAAAACTACTGAAACTCTAAATTCAGGTAAGAATGCGAAATACGCACGTGGATTAATGTTAGATAATTATAAAGGTTATGAAACTATAAATCACAGCGGATATGGTTTTGGTGGACGTACACAATTAATAACAGTTCCAGAAAAGCAAATAGGCATAATAGTTTTAACAAATTCACAAGGGATAGATGCCCCAAGAATAGCTTATCAAATTTTGGATATTCTACTAGATAAGGACAAAATCCAGGAAGAAACCAATGTCAAAATTTCTCTTAAAAAACAAAATTTTGAAGAATTTATTGGCGAATACAAAGAAATCAATAGTGATATGACTATGAAAGTAATTGTTAAAAATGGCACCTTGAAATCAATTGGCTCAATGGGAGGAACTTCGGTCACTCTTATACAATATGAGAAAAATAAGTTTCATAGAACACAAAGTCAGAATGTGAAATACGATTTTACACCTTCAGTATCTCACGATATGATTATTTCATTTGGTGGAACACCATTTTATTTTCAACACGCTAACTTTATTGATGTTGAATCCGTTGAAGTCTCAGATTTTGTCGGTAATTTTTATTCTGAAGAATTAGATGTTGCTTATCTTTTTTTTGAAGAAGACTCCATGCTTAAATTGACTTATGCAGAAAAGGAAAACGTAAACTTACATCCTGTTCAATTAAACGAATTTGGAAATAATGATAGAACATTGTATCATTTTATAAAAGATAAAAATGACACAATTACAGGTATGCTTTTATCTTCTGATGGTACAGTGAAGGATATTGTGTTTAAAAAAGAAAAGGATCACTAA
- a CDS encoding PadR family transcriptional regulator has translation MYSKELTKGTLQPIILTLINEKGRMYGYEITQEVKKMTSGKIDISEGALYPILHKLEAKKVLETEKVFIGKRVRKYYKVTKEGKKMVAVVTEEINDFIETLSLIFNPKPI, from the coding sequence ATGTATAGTAAAGAATTGACAAAAGGAACGTTACAACCCATTATTTTAACGCTTATTAATGAAAAGGGTAGAATGTATGGTTACGAGATTACACAAGAAGTAAAAAAGATGACTTCAGGGAAAATAGATATATCGGAAGGTGCATTATATCCCATTTTACATAAGCTTGAAGCGAAAAAGGTTTTAGAAACTGAAAAGGTGTTTATAGGAAAGCGTGTTCGGAAATATTATAAAGTAACGAAGGAAGGGAAGAAAATGGTTGCGGTTGTTACTGAGGAAATCAATGATTTTATTGAGACCTTAAGTTTAATTTTTAATCCAAAACCGATATAA
- a CDS encoding aminotransferase class V-fold PLP-dependent enzyme, which translates to MLDIQNIRKDFPILQREVNGKPLIYFDNAATSQTPQQVIDVIVDYYSNYNANIHRGVHSLSQEATDAYEQARLKIQKHFNAKHSHEIIFTAGTTHGINLIANGFSSLLKKGDEIIVSALEHHSNIVPWQMLCERTGAILKVIPMNENGELIMSAYDALLNENTKLVFVNHISNALGTINPIEYIIKKAHAVGAAVLVDGAQSCPHIKPDVQALDVDFYVCSAHKMCGPTGVGMLYGKEAWLNKLPPYQGGGEMIAEVSFEKTTYAGLPHKFEAGTPNICGGIAFGAALDYMNAIGFDAIATYENELLDYGTSELQKIEGLKIYGTAKEKTSVISFNVGTIHPYDIGTILDKMGIAVRTGHHCAQPIMDFYKIPGTVRASFMFYNTKEEIDAFITALKKAIMMLS; encoded by the coding sequence ATGTTAGACATACAAAACATAAGAAAAGATTTTCCAATACTTCAACGTGAGGTTAACGGGAAACCACTCATCTATTTTGATAATGCTGCAACTTCGCAAACACCTCAACAAGTCATTGATGTTATTGTAGATTATTACAGTAATTACAATGCGAATATTCATAGAGGAGTGCATAGTTTAAGCCAAGAAGCTACCGATGCTTATGAGCAAGCACGACTCAAAATTCAGAAGCACTTTAATGCCAAACACAGCCACGAAATTATTTTTACTGCTGGAACAACACATGGCATTAATTTAATTGCTAATGGGTTTTCTTCACTATTAAAAAAAGGAGATGAAATCATCGTTTCAGCTTTAGAGCATCACAGTAATATAGTGCCTTGGCAAATGCTATGTGAACGCACAGGAGCCATATTAAAAGTCATTCCCATGAATGAAAATGGCGAGTTGATTATGTCAGCATACGATGCGCTTTTGAATGAAAACACGAAGTTGGTTTTCGTAAATCATATTTCAAACGCTTTAGGAACTATAAACCCTATTGAATACATCATTAAAAAAGCACATGCCGTTGGTGCAGCCGTTTTAGTAGATGGCGCACAATCTTGTCCACATATAAAACCAGATGTTCAAGCTTTAGATGTTGACTTCTATGTCTGTTCAGCTCATAAAATGTGTGGTCCAACTGGTGTGGGAATGCTCTACGGAAAAGAAGCATGGCTTAACAAATTACCACCATACCAAGGAGGAGGTGAAATGATTGCTGAAGTGTCCTTTGAAAAAACGACGTATGCAGGTTTACCTCATAAATTTGAAGCTGGCACACCAAACATTTGTGGAGGTATTGCTTTTGGAGCTGCTTTAGACTACATGAATGCCATTGGTTTTGATGCCATTGCCACTTACGAAAATGAACTTTTAGATTACGGAACTTCAGAATTACAAAAAATTGAAGGTTTAAAAATTTACGGTACAGCAAAGGAAAAAACCTCTGTTATTTCGTTTAATGTTGGAACCATACATCCTTACGATATCGGAACTATTTTAGACAAAATGGGGATTGCAGTCCGTACAGGTCATCATTGTGCACAGCCCATTATGGATTTTTATAAAATTCCAGGAACAGTAAGAGCCTCTTTCATGTTTTATAATACCAAAGAAGAAATTGATGCTTTTATCACAGCTTTAAAGAAAGCAATAATGATGCTTTCTTAG
- a CDS encoding META domain-containing protein, translating to MMKFLLSLVTLLITISSCKSSTDVIENSKNMHETPSGTYYITQLGNTDVSLNEITISFDETSNNVTGFASCNSFFGSYSTENNTITFGDIAASKKWCSKDIMTIEKQFLKSLSLVNSFSIDTNSISFSENDNLLIKGIRTIAASKKSTTTGDSYKTAVKYEASTRGSFDFILISKHGISISKDQSLQTIQKHSIDLAQWEELKNLIENTDLETLNQLKPPSQKHQYDGALHATLAIQIGDVEYMTPTFDHGNPPMEIEALVNKVLSIKEKTVKQ from the coding sequence ATGATGAAATTTCTACTCAGTTTAGTCACGCTTTTAATAACTATAAGCTCCTGTAAATCTTCAACAGATGTCATTGAAAACAGTAAAAATATGCACGAAACACCTTCTGGAACTTATTACATAACCCAACTTGGAAATACTGATGTTTCTCTCAATGAAATCACAATTTCCTTTGATGAGACCTCCAATAATGTCACTGGATTTGCTAGCTGTAATAGTTTCTTTGGTAGTTATTCTACAGAAAACAATACAATTACATTTGGAGATATTGCCGCTTCAAAAAAGTGGTGTTCCAAAGACATCATGACTATAGAAAAGCAGTTTTTAAAATCTTTGAGTCTTGTTAATTCATTTTCAATTGATACTAATAGTATTTCATTTTCAGAAAACGATAACCTCCTAATCAAAGGAATAAGGACTATTGCAGCTTCTAAAAAAAGCACTACTACAGGTGATTCTTATAAAACTGCTGTCAAATATGAAGCCTCAACCAGAGGGTCGTTTGATTTTATTTTGATTTCAAAACATGGGATTTCAATTTCAAAAGATCAAAGCCTTCAGACTATTCAAAAACACAGCATTGATCTAGCACAATGGGAAGAACTCAAAAACTTAATTGAAAACACTGATTTAGAGACACTTAATCAATTAAAACCGCCTTCTCAAAAACACCAATACGATGGAGCGCTTCATGCTACTTTAGCCATTCAGATTGGTGATGTAGAATACATGACACCGACTTTTGATCATGGTAATCCACCAATGGAAATAGAAGCATTAGTTAATAAAGTGTTATCCATTAAAGAAAAAACCGTAAAACAGTAG
- a CDS encoding SufE family protein codes for MTIEDVQNEIIDEFAMFEDWEERYQYMIDLGKDLPLIDEKYKTEDNIIKGCQSKVWVHANMVDDKINFTADSDAIITKGIIAILIRAFSNQHPTAILEANTDFIDKIGLKEHLSPTRANGLVSMIKQLKLYAIAYQTQLN; via the coding sequence ATGACTATTGAAGACGTACAAAATGAAATTATTGATGAGTTCGCTATGTTTGAGGATTGGGAAGAACGCTACCAATACATGATAGATTTAGGGAAGGACTTACCTTTAATAGATGAAAAATATAAAACCGAAGATAATATTATAAAAGGTTGCCAGAGTAAAGTTTGGGTTCATGCCAATATGGTAGATGATAAAATAAACTTTACAGCAGATAGCGATGCTATTATCACCAAAGGTATTATCGCCATATTGATTAGAGCATTTTCTAATCAGCACCCAACAGCTATACTTGAAGCTAACACCGACTTTATTGATAAAATTGGCTTAAAAGAGCATTTATCACCAACTAGAGCCAATGGACTAGTGAGTATGATAAAACAACTAAAATTGTATGCCATTGCATATCAAACACAATTGAATTAG
- a CDS encoding iron-sulfur cluster assembly protein, with protein MSDTTIDTAVLGEKILRVIKTIYDPEIPVDIYELGLIYDVLINEDYEVKILMTLTTPNCPVAETLPLEVEEKIKSINEVKDAEVEITFDPPWSQDLMSEEAKLELGML; from the coding sequence ATGAGCGACACAACCATAGATACAGCAGTATTAGGAGAGAAAATCCTTAGAGTTATAAAAACCATTTACGATCCAGAAATCCCTGTGGATATCTACGAATTAGGGTTAATTTACGATGTTTTAATTAACGAAGATTACGAAGTAAAAATCTTAATGACCTTAACAACACCTAATTGCCCTGTAGCAGAAACGTTACCATTAGAGGTTGAAGAAAAAATAAAATCAATTAATGAGGTAAAAGATGCCGAAGTAGAAATTACTTTCGATCCGCCTTGGTCTCAAGATTTAATGAGCGAAGAAGCCAAGTTAGAGCTTGGTATGCTTTAA
- a CDS encoding ABC transporter ATP-binding protein: MARRTPTSLKDDKKKSIKSSFNALVYIPRFFKEIWKVNKSLFLLSAFCRLIGALLPVIILWIGKLIIDEIILQISLDNPDYYTLWTYVAAEFGLIILSDLISRAISLTDGLLGDEYNIATSITIIKKTNQINISLLEDSEFYDKLERARTQTTGRVALMSNVLGQAQSAISIATLIAGLIYFEPYLIILLVLSIIPSFINEVRFSQQQYSLARSWTSERRELDYLRFIGANDKTAKEIKLFGLTDFVVDRFKNLSEEYFQLNKTLAIKRSALGFLFNVLGSLSYYGAYVFIIYRVLSGAITLGELTFLSGSFNRLMRNLQDFFSKFTRISESALYLKDYFDFVDISIVSKVKEDIPLPKKIKTGFEIKDVRFAYPNSETEILKGITFNLQAGEKLAFVGQNGAGKTTLIKLLLRFYEPTSGEILLDGININRFNIAEYQEYFGVIFQDFFRYEFTVRENIAIGNIDEINNQDKIENAAELSLANEVVSELKQGYNQQLGKRFSNGQELSGGQWQKVALARAYMKSAEVMILDEPTSALDARAESEVFGRFIGLTEGKTSIIISHRFSTVRQADRILVLEHGKALEIGTHEELMKNQDLYSELFTLQAEGYQ, from the coding sequence ATGGCAAGACGCACACCGACCTCCTTAAAAGATGATAAAAAAAAGAGTATAAAATCATCATTTAATGCTCTGGTTTATATTCCAAGATTTTTTAAAGAAATTTGGAAAGTCAACAAAAGCCTCTTCCTATTATCTGCATTTTGTAGACTAATAGGAGCTTTGCTTCCTGTTATTATTTTATGGATAGGAAAACTAATTATAGATGAAATTATTTTACAAATTTCATTAGATAATCCAGACTATTATACGCTGTGGACGTATGTTGCCGCTGAGTTTGGGTTAATAATTCTCTCCGATTTAATAAGTAGAGCCATTTCATTAACCGATGGTTTATTGGGTGACGAATATAATATTGCCACGTCGATTACCATTATAAAAAAAACCAATCAAATTAATATTAGCTTATTAGAGGATTCTGAATTTTATGATAAGCTAGAACGTGCCAGAACACAAACTACTGGTCGTGTTGCTCTAATGTCTAATGTTTTAGGACAAGCGCAAAGTGCCATTTCTATTGCAACACTTATTGCGGGTTTAATTTATTTTGAACCGTACTTAATAATTCTATTAGTACTAAGTATTATTCCATCATTTATTAACGAAGTACGATTTAGTCAACAACAATATTCGTTAGCACGAAGCTGGACATCTGAACGACGCGAATTAGATTATTTACGGTTTATAGGAGCAAACGACAAAACGGCTAAAGAAATCAAACTTTTTGGCCTAACCGATTTTGTGGTAGATCGATTTAAAAATTTATCCGAAGAGTATTTTCAGCTTAATAAAACTTTGGCCATTAAACGATCTGCCTTGGGCTTTCTGTTTAATGTATTAGGGTCTTTAAGTTATTATGGAGCTTATGTATTTATTATTTATCGCGTGCTTTCTGGAGCGATTACACTTGGTGAATTAACCTTTTTATCGGGTTCGTTTAATCGCTTAATGCGAAACCTTCAAGATTTCTTTTCAAAATTCACACGTATTTCTGAAAGTGCTTTATATCTGAAAGATTATTTTGATTTCGTTGATATTTCAATTGTTTCAAAAGTTAAAGAAGATATTCCGTTACCTAAAAAAATTAAAACCGGTTTTGAAATTAAAGATGTTCGATTTGCTTATCCAAATTCTGAAACTGAAATTTTAAAAGGCATCACATTCAATCTTCAAGCCGGAGAAAAATTAGCTTTTGTTGGACAAAATGGAGCTGGAAAGACAACTTTAATAAAGCTATTATTACGATTCTACGAACCTACTTCTGGCGAAATATTATTAGATGGCATTAATATTAACCGTTTCAATATCGCGGAATATCAAGAATATTTTGGTGTTATTTTTCAAGATTTCTTTAGGTATGAATTTACTGTCAGAGAAAACATCGCGATCGGAAACATAGATGAAATAAACAACCAAGATAAAATTGAAAATGCTGCAGAATTGAGTTTAGCCAACGAAGTGGTTTCCGAATTAAAACAAGGCTACAATCAACAATTAGGAAAACGTTTTTCCAATGGACAGGAATTATCTGGCGGACAATGGCAAAAAGTAGCTTTAGCGAGAGCTTATATGAAAAGTGCCGAAGTAATGATTTTAGACGAGCCAACATCTGCCTTAGATGCAAGAGCAGAAAGCGAGGTCTTTGGTCGTTTTATTGGCTTAACTGAAGGCAAAACAAGTATTATAATTTCACACAGATTTAGTACAGTCCGCCAAGCAGATAGAATCTTAGTCTTAGAACATGGAAAAGCATTAGAAATTGGCACCCATGAGGAACTCATGAAGAATCAAGATTTGTATTCTGAATTGTTCACTCTACAAGCTGAAGGCTATCAGTAA
- a CDS encoding DUF2480 family protein, whose protein sequence is MEGEIINRVANSKLKVIDLEDYYPKGERVLFDIKDWLTEGLVLREKDFRAFVSEHNWSQYQDCYVALHCSTDAIVPDWAYMLIAIELQDYAKLANIGSLENLESILYTEIIANLDLSEYQNSPVIIKGCSNKPVPSNALVLLSQKLKPIAKSIMFGEACSSVPLFKKK, encoded by the coding sequence ATGGAAGGAGAAATCATTAATAGAGTTGCAAACAGCAAACTAAAAGTTATAGATTTAGAAGACTATTATCCAAAAGGTGAACGTGTTCTTTTTGATATAAAAGATTGGTTGACGGAAGGTTTAGTGCTTCGCGAGAAAGACTTTAGAGCTTTTGTTTCTGAACATAATTGGTCACAATATCAGGATTGTTACGTGGCCTTACATTGTTCAACAGATGCAATTGTGCCAGATTGGGCTTATATGCTGATTGCCATAGAGCTACAAGATTATGCTAAGTTGGCTAATATTGGTTCACTAGAAAACTTAGAATCTATTTTGTATACAGAGATTATTGCAAATTTAGACCTTTCAGAATATCAAAATTCACCAGTAATTATAAAGGGTTGCTCAAACAAACCTGTACCTTCAAATGCCTTAGTATTGCTTTCTCAAAAATTAAAACCGATTGCAAAATCTATCATGTTTGGAGAAGCTTGTTCTTCGGTTCCCTTATTCAAAAAAAAATAA
- a CDS encoding DUF3078 domain-containing protein produces the protein MNKKLLLSIFLLLVVTLSFSQTKEELQAQKAEKQAEADKFQGEANALQAQIDALPGWRKGAFGTIGGSLSNFNDWYSQAAPNNSTGNIGITFNAFANKIEDKYFWRNSLNINLAWVKLDDKDTDADSDDFEPTSDVFNISSLYGRNISKTWAISGLAEYRTTLLNDFNDPGFLDVGVGATWTPLENLIVVIHPLNYNFVFAENDAAFESSAGAKIVADYTRQIGAINFKTNFSTFQSYEDSDLSNFTWTNSFSYTLWKMIGVGFDFALRSNKQEAANYQEVDLADADNKLQSYYTIGLSYKF, from the coding sequence ATGAACAAAAAATTACTTCTATCAATATTCCTATTATTGGTAGTCACTTTAAGTTTTTCACAAACTAAAGAAGAATTACAAGCTCAAAAAGCTGAAAAACAAGCAGAAGCTGACAAATTTCAAGGAGAAGCTAATGCATTACAAGCACAAATAGATGCATTACCAGGTTGGAGAAAAGGTGCTTTTGGTACTATTGGAGGAAGCTTATCTAATTTTAACGATTGGTACTCACAAGCAGCACCAAACAATTCAACAGGAAACATTGGAATCACTTTTAATGCTTTCGCTAATAAAATTGAAGACAAATATTTTTGGAGAAACTCGCTTAACATTAATCTTGCTTGGGTAAAATTAGATGATAAAGATACTGACGCAGATAGTGATGATTTTGAACCTACATCAGATGTTTTTAATATTTCTTCACTTTACGGAAGAAATATCAGTAAAACTTGGGCTATTTCTGGTTTAGCAGAATATAGAACTACACTTTTAAATGACTTTAATGACCCAGGATTTTTAGATGTTGGTGTTGGTGCGACATGGACTCCACTTGAAAATTTAATCGTGGTAATTCACCCATTAAACTATAACTTTGTATTTGCTGAAAATGATGCTGCTTTTGAATCTTCTGCAGGTGCTAAAATTGTAGCAGATTACACAAGACAAATTGGTGCAATTAACTTTAAAACCAATTTCTCTACGTTCCAAAGCTACGAAGATAGTGACCTATCTAACTTTACTTGGACCAACTCATTTAGCTATACATTATGGAAAATGATTGGTGTTGGTTTTGATTTTGCTTTAAGAAGCAACAAACAAGAAGCTGCTAATTACCAAGAAGTTGATTTAGCTGATGCAGATAACAAATTACAATCTTATTATACTATTGGTTTAAGCTACAAGTTTTAA
- a CDS encoding penicillin-binding protein 1A, which produces MNAPQSRFKTFIKKGLSNKWIKWLLIFIAAILVFLAGLYISIYLGFFGKLPTVDDISSIKQEQATQLLDKDEKLIGKYYIYDRQPVAFNDLPKHLIEALVATEDSRFYEHDGIDNISLMRVFVKNLILQDKSAGGGSTITLQLAKNLYGRKNYAFFSMLINKFKESIVAKRIESVYSKEDILTLYLNTVPFSDNTYGIESASLKFFNKSVNEISLIEAATLVGTLKANTYYNPRVHLERSKGRRNVVLSQMVNYEYLSKDSLAYYSDQELELDYRSFNHDLGVAPYFRTEVKKQLESILDTLKTPEGEKYDLYKDGLIVHTTLDFKMQQLAEDAMKEHMSKLQADFETSYGKNSPWETNAKLLESAISKLNQVKRYKKQGLTEKQIKDSLNIKRPTDLFSWKGDTIKNISTIDSLKHYLKFLNTGMLSVEPTTGAVRAYVGGIDYRYFKYDHISQSERQVGSTFKPFVYTAAINHSLSPCTYFSLNKVTYTDYDDWTPTNSGSGEEDPYINYTLENALSNSVNTISVKVLEEVGIQKVLEQVEKLGISKKLPNEPSLALGVAEISVKDLTGAYASFLNEGKAVKPYYITKIEDKFGNVIATFEPEISEKEAYTEYTRQVLLEMMKSTVNKGTATRLRSTYGLKNEIAGKTGTTQDNKDGWFVGLTPNLVTITWVGNDNHAIGFKSTGMGQGSNSALPIFAKFYQKLNKDSDFNTITKAQFETPSEQVLSDLDCEPTKRDGFIKRLFKKKEKKKTFN; this is translated from the coding sequence ATGAATGCTCCCCAATCGCGCTTTAAAACTTTTATTAAAAAGGGTCTAAGTAACAAATGGATAAAATGGTTGCTTATTTTTATAGCTGCTATTTTAGTGTTTCTTGCAGGACTTTATATAAGTATATATCTTGGGTTCTTTGGAAAACTTCCAACAGTAGATGATATAAGTTCTATAAAACAAGAACAAGCGACACAACTACTAGATAAGGACGAAAAATTAATAGGTAAATATTACATCTACGACAGGCAACCTGTAGCGTTTAACGATTTACCAAAACATCTTATTGAGGCTTTAGTGGCTACAGAAGATTCAAGATTTTACGAGCACGATGGTATAGACAACATTAGTTTAATGCGCGTGTTTGTCAAGAATTTAATTCTTCAAGATAAATCGGCAGGAGGTGGAAGCACAATAACACTTCAATTGGCTAAAAACTTATATGGCAGAAAGAATTATGCATTTTTCAGTATGCTCATTAATAAATTTAAAGAATCTATTGTTGCCAAGCGTATAGAATCTGTGTATTCTAAAGAAGATATTTTAACCTTGTATCTCAATACGGTTCCTTTTTCTGATAATACATACGGCATAGAAAGTGCTTCGCTTAAATTCTTCAATAAATCTGTAAATGAGATTTCGCTTATTGAGGCTGCAACGTTAGTCGGTACATTAAAAGCAAACACCTACTACAATCCAAGAGTGCATTTAGAACGCAGCAAAGGTCGAAGAAATGTTGTTTTAAGTCAGATGGTGAACTATGAGTATCTATCAAAAGATTCATTAGCTTATTATTCAGATCAAGAACTAGAATTGGATTATCGATCTTTTAATCACGATTTAGGAGTAGCTCCTTATTTTAGAACCGAAGTAAAAAAACAATTAGAGTCTATTTTAGATACTTTAAAAACACCTGAAGGAGAAAAATATGACCTCTATAAAGATGGTTTAATTGTGCATACGACCTTAGATTTTAAAATGCAGCAATTAGCAGAAGACGCCATGAAAGAGCACATGAGTAAGCTCCAGGCTGATTTTGAAACATCGTATGGCAAAAATTCACCTTGGGAAACAAATGCTAAACTGCTTGAAAGTGCGATTTCTAAATTAAACCAAGTTAAAAGGTATAAAAAACAAGGACTAACTGAAAAGCAAATTAAAGATTCATTAAATATTAAGCGACCTACAGACTTATTTAGTTGGAAAGGGGATACCATTAAAAACATATCGACGATAGATAGTTTAAAGCATTATTTAAAATTCTTAAACACAGGCATGTTGTCTGTTGAGCCAACCACAGGAGCGGTAAGAGCTTACGTTGGAGGTATTGATTACAGATATTTTAAATACGATCATATTTCGCAAAGTGAACGCCAAGTGGGTTCTACTTTTAAACCTTTTGTGTATACTGCAGCTATAAATCATAGTTTAAGTCCATGTACTTATTTCTCATTAAATAAAGTGACGTATACAGATTATGATGATTGGACTCCTACTAATTCCGGAAGTGGTGAGGAGGATCCTTATATCAATTACACTTTAGAAAATGCTTTAAGTAATTCCGTAAACACCATTTCGGTTAAGGTTTTAGAAGAGGTTGGTATTCAAAAAGTTTTAGAGCAAGTTGAAAAGTTAGGAATTTCGAAAAAATTACCCAATGAACCCTCATTGGCATTAGGAGTTGCAGAAATAAGCGTGAAGGATTTAACAGGTGCTTATGCTAGTTTTCTTAATGAAGGTAAGGCTGTAAAACCTTATTATATTACCAAGATTGAAGATAAATTTGGTAATGTCATAGCAACTTTTGAACCGGAAATTTCTGAAAAAGAAGCCTATACGGAATACACGAGGCAGGTGCTTTTAGAAATGATGAAATCTACAGTTAATAAAGGTACAGCAACACGATTAAGAAGTACCTACGGATTAAAAAATGAAATAGCAGGTAAAACAGGTACGACGCAAGATAATAAAGATGGTTGGTTTGTTGGCTTAACGCCAAACTTGGTTACTATTACTTGGGTTGGAAATGACAATCATGCCATAGGATTTAAGTCTACAGGTATGGGGCAAGGTTCTAATTCAGCCTTACCTATATTTGCTAAATTCTATCAGAAATTGAATAAAGACAGTGACTTTAATACCATTACTAAAGCGCAGTTTGAAACACCTTCAGAACAAGTTTTAAGCGACTTAGATTGTGAGCCCACAAAGCGTGATGGTTTTATTAAACGCCTCTTTAAGAAAAAGGAAAAGAAGAAAACTTTTAATTAA